One genomic window of Arvicola amphibius chromosome 4, mArvAmp1.2, whole genome shotgun sequence includes the following:
- the Slc25a42 gene encoding mitochondrial coenzyme A transporter SLC25A42: MGNGVQEGSVRLRQDAEAVLSGAVSSKRDHRQVLSSLLSGALAGALAKTAVAPLDRTKIIFQVSSKRFSAKEAFRLLYFTYLNEGFLSLWRGNSATMVRVIPYAAIQFSAHEEYKCILGRYYGFCGEALPPWPRFLAGALAGTTAASLTYPLDLVRARMAVTPKEMYSNIFHVFIRISREEGLKTLYFGFTPTVLGVIPYAGLSFFTYESLKSLHQEYSGRPQPYPFERMVFGACAGLIGQSASYPLDVVRRRMQTAGVTGHQRGSILNTLRSIVREEGAVRGLYKGLSMNWLKGPIAVGISFTTFDLMQILLRQLQS, translated from the exons ATGGGTAATGGTGTACAGGAAGGCTCGGTGCGCCTGCGCCAAGATGCTGAAGCTGTTCTGTCTGGGGCTGTCTCCTCAAAG AGAGACCACAGACAAGTGCTCAGCTCCCTGCTGTCCGGAGCCCTGGCCGGTGCGCTTGCCAAGACAGCAGTAGCCCCTCTGGACCGAACCAAGATCATCTTCCAAG TGTCTTCAAAAAGATTCTCCGCCAAG GAGGCCTTCCGGCTCCTCTACTTCACCTACCTCAATGAGGGCTTCCTCAGCCTATGGCGTGGGAACTCGGCCACCATGGTGCGAGTGATTCCATACGCCGCCATCCAGTTCAGCGCGCACGAGGAGTACAAGTGCATCCTGGGCCGTTACTATGGCTTCTGTGGAGA AGCCCTGCCTCCATGGCCCCGATTCCTGGCAGGTGCTCTGGCAGGAACTACGGCTGCTTCCCTCACCTACCCTCTGGACTTGGTCAGAGCAAGGATGGCTGTGACACCCAAGGAAAT GTACAGCAACATCTTTCACGTCTTCATCCGCATCTCAAGAGAGGAAGGGCTGAAGACACTCTACTTCGGGTTCACACCCACTGTGCTGGGCGTCATTCCCTATGCAGGACTCAGCTTCTTTACCTACGAGTCGCTGAAGAGCCTGCACCAAG AATACAGTGGCCGCCCGCAGCCCTACCCCTTTGAGCGCATGGTCTTCGGGGCCTGTGCTGGCCTTATCGGGCAGTCAGCCTCCTACCCTCTGGACGTGGTGCGGCGGCGCATGCAGACGGCAGGTGTCACAGGCCACCAGCGTGGGTCCATCCTGAATACACTGCGCTCCATTGTCCGTGAGGAGGGTGCAGTGCGGGGCCTCTACAAGGGCCTGAGCATGAACTGGCTGAAGGGCCCAATTGCAGTGGGAATCAGCTTCACCACTTTCGACCTCATGCAGATCCTGCTGCGCCAGCTGCAGAGCTAG